The genomic stretch AGCGTCTCCGGCATTCCCGGCGGAGACGTGGTGCTGGAGGTGTACGACGCGCCCGGCGTGCGCAGCGCCAACCTCAACAGCGCCGGGGTGGGCAAGCCCGAGCGCTACCCCAACCTCTTCGTCGAGGGCGAGCGCTGGGTGCGCGTGGCCTCGGCGCGCAAGGGTACGGGTGGTGCCTACACGCTCGAGGTGCGCTACCACGTCCCCGAGGACGGTGTGGAGCGCGAGCCCAACGATCGGGCGGTGGACGCCACGCCCCTGCAGTTGGGACAGACGGTGGCGGGCTTCATCGGCCACGCGGGAGACGAGGACTGGTACCGGCTGGAGCTGCCCGAAGTGGCTCAGGCCGCGCCCACCCCGGCGCCCCCCACCCCGGACGCGAACGACGCCGGGAGCGCGCCCACGGCACCGGCTGAGGCGGCGCCGGCCCCCGGCGAGCCCAACGTGCCGTCCACGGAGCCCACTCCAGGACAGCCGGTGGAACCCTCGGCGGAGGACCCGTCCGCCACCGCCCAGCAGGAGCCCCCTCCGAGCGAGCCGCTCCAGGTCCCCATTCCCCTCCCCCTCCCGAACCAGCCCGCCCCCGTGCCGGAGGAGCCTCCCGCGGTGGCGCTGAAGATCGATCTGGTGGGAGTGGAGGGCGTGCGCACGGAGCTCTCGGTCCTCACGGCCGCCGAGGCACCGCTGTTCACCACGAAGAGCATCGAGGGAGAGGGGCTGTCGCTGCGCAACGTGGGTGCCCGGGCGACCGATCGCGTGGTGTACCTGGTCGTGAAGAGCGGCTGGAGCGGGACGGGCAAGGACGCGAAGCGGGGCTTCAACACCGAGAAGGCCTACTCGCTCACGGTGACCCTGGAGGAAGCCGGAGCCAACGCGGAGCTGGAGCCCAACGAGGAGCTGTACAAGGCCACGTCCCTGCCGCTCGCGGGCTACAAGGAGGGCTTCCTCTCGCCCAAGGGCGACGTGGACAACTTCGTCCTGAAG from Cystobacter ferrugineus encodes the following:
- a CDS encoding ABC transporter substrate-binding protein, with product MRRLGGVWLCLLLAGCPNGCSNKEVSVPDAGPVVTGPDQLEEKEPDDRPEQALTLARDATVSASLGADPSKPDEDWYRLAPSTPRVADVSVSGIPGGDVVLEVYDAPGVRSANLNSAGVGKPERYPNLFVEGERWVRVASARKGTGGAYTLEVRYHVPEDGVEREPNDRAVDATPLQLGQTVAGFIGHAGDEDWYRLELPEVAQAAPTPAPPTPDANDAGSAPTAPAEAAPAPGEPNVPSTEPTPGQPVEPSAEDPSATAQQEPPPSEPLQVPIPLPLPNQPAPVPEEPPAVALKIDLVGVEGVRTELSVLTAAEAPLFTTKSIEGEGLSLRNVGARATDRVVYLVVKSGWSGTGKDAKRGFNTEKAYSLTVTLEEAGANAELEPNEELYKATSLPLAGYKEGFLSPKGDVDNFVLKTAEPVLARVELSGVERVDVELSVIQPPEGEGQKETVLQRANDGAIKEPERLNNVACSGTCYFRVQGALRKQDGKWVRDYENAEQPYRLSITTVPDDGSQEREPNNSADRATELTLGKAVRGTVYPLKDVDYYRLDLSDRPVRTPIRATLLGILKVDVGLYLHRLGEDGKLSLVQTSDRAKGDQAETIRYSAEPGIYVLEVRDARNREANFQDAYQLTVEEGE